Proteins encoded within one genomic window of Anopheles gambiae chromosome 3, idAnoGambNW_F1_1, whole genome shotgun sequence:
- the LOC1270674 gene encoding Golgi pH regulator, whose amino-acid sequence MELPFMGDTLIVLVSQLIFFIGGWVFFVKQLFRNYEIRHVFVQLIFSSTLALSLTMFELIIFEIIGFLDSSSRYFHWRLGLTLLLIMVIAVIPYLIAYSCISNVRIVPAKWVQPLTTLIWLCYLYGFWRIGDPFPLLSVSRGIFTIEQAVSRIGVVGVTVMAILSGFGAVNYPYTSMSYFIRPVSQSDVVNLERRLLQTMDMILVKKKRIALDRRRNKPNQKQSIWGMISSVTQRPAGAENIGQLRLEISALEELSRQLFLEAHSMKNMQERERWAATLQGKYFNVLGHFFSLYCLWKIFICTINIIFDRVGKKDPVTRGIEIAVHWCGFDMDIAFWSQHVSFLLVGCIVVTSIRGLLLTLTKFFYKISSSKSSNIIVLVLAQIMGMYFCSSVLLMRMNMPAEYRVIITEVLGGLHFNFYHRWFDVIFLVSALATIVVLYLLHKPPNVDTSM is encoded by the exons ATGGAGCTGCCATTTATGGGTGATACGTTGATCGTGCTCGTGTCACAG CTCATATTCTTCATCGGCGGATGGGTGTTTTTCGTGAAGCAGCTCTTCCGCAACTACGAAATCCGCCATGTGTTCGTGCAGCTCATCTTCTCCTCTACGCTCGCCCTGTCGCTGACCATGTTTGAGCTGATTATTTTCGAAATCATCGGCTTCCTGGACTCGAGCTCGCGCTACTTCCACTGGCGGCTGGGGCTAACGCTGCTGCTCATCATGGTGATTGCCGTGATACCGTATCTGATTGCTTACTCCTGCATCAGCAACGTACGAATAG TGCCGGCCAAATGGGTGCAACCACTAACAACACTCATCTGGCTGTGCTATCTGTACGGCTTTTGGCGCATCGGCGATCCGTTCCCGTTGCTAAGCGTCAGCCGTGGCATATTCACGATCGAGCAGGCCGTGTCACGCATCGGCGTAGTCGGCGTCACCGTGATGGCCATCCTGTCCGGGTTCGGTGCGGTTAACTATCCGTACACCAGCATGTCGTACTTCATCCGGCCCGTCTCGCAGAGCGACGTGGTCAATCTGGAGCGAAGGCTGCTGCAAACGATGGACATGATACTGGTGAAGAAGAAGCGCATCGCGCTGGACCGGAGGCGCAACAAGCCGAACCAGAAGCAAAGCATCTGGGGCATGATAAGTAGCGTCACGCAGCGACCCGCCGGTGCTGAAA ATATTGGGCAGCTGCGGTTAGAAATTTCCGCCCTGGAAGAGCTCTCCCGGCAGCTGTTCCTCGAAGCGCACTCGATGAAGAACATGCAGGAACGGGAACGGTGGGCCGCCACCCTGCAAGGGAAATACTTTAACGTGCTAGGGCACTTCTTCAGCCTGTACTGTTTGtggaaaatatttatt TGCACAATCAACATAATCTTCGATCGGGTCGGCAAGAAGGACCCGGTAACGCGCGGCATCGAGATAGCGGTGCACTGGTGCGGCTTCGACATGGACATTGCGTTCTGGAGCCAGCACGTGTCCTTCCTGCTGGTCGGCTGCATCGTCGTCACCTCGATCCGCGGCCTGCTGCTCACGCTTACCAAGTTTTTCTACAAAATTTCCTCCAGCAAATCGTCCAACATTatcgtgctggtgctggccCAGATAATGGGCATGTACTTCTGCTCCTCCGTGCTGCTGATGCGCATGAACATGCCGGCTGAGTATCGCGTCATCATCACGGAGGTGCTCGGCGGGCTGCACTTTAACTTTTACCACCGCTGGTTCGATGTGATCTTTCTCGTGAGTGCGCTGGCGACGATCGTCGTGCTGTATCTGCTGCACAAACCACCGAACGTGGACACCAGTATGTAA
- the LOC5667880 gene encoding homeobox protein vnd isoform X1 has protein sequence MSQGANGLPAGQPSATPYYPYTGLHAPDEGYDANFHIFPPDYYAPECDYRSDILDSMRMAPSQRSQRFHISNILELNNQQHQHQDQPASKDQPSAASLSSSTVLQPHAPHPSAYPFTIAELESQQHATQPSLDVTAPTSYPDDQSAALPYGTMSSQTASCLPLQPVLNPSAIGTGIPYDPPPYYSYSHHAHHLFGGGSAALGSSGVVSEPPRSSYTYGGVNLDYVPSVIQHSTPSETAANSSNQQLSPDSTSPGPELYSLASYSNIPRVVNEASDRLVALESDGPSLDPECSVDTNNNNNNHHTPDDTPDDLDSPGPRASRSGGHRGESGCGTGGGHKKRKRRILFSKSQTFELERRFKQARYLSAPEREHLASMINLTPTQVKIWFQNHRYKTKRAQTEKSSCYGAPPPNVLGGSPPKKINPPVLVRDGKPCPEVLQHTHHHTQQQQQLAHQQQQQGHPHAHQHAAASAAAHFHHTPFHGVHSSGLQTPGSGGMLTGGHGSPPRMW, from the exons ATGAGCCAAGGAGCTAACGGATTACCCGCCGGCCAACCATCGGCAACGCCATACTATCCCTACACGGGCCTACACGCCCCGGACGAGGGTTACGATGCAAACTTTCACATCTTCCCACCGGACTACTATGCACCGGAGTGTGATTATCGCTCGGA CATCCTGGATAGTATGCGCATGGCTCCATCACAGCGCTCGCAACGGTTTCACATCAGCAACATCCTCGAGCTGAAcaatcagcagcatcagcaccagGATCAACCCGCCAGCAAAGACCAACCGTCCGCTGCCAGCCTATCCTCCTCGACCGTACTGCAACCTCACGCGCCCCATCCGTCCGCATATCCCTTCACAATCGCCGAGCTTGAGTCGCAACAGCATGCCACCCAACCATCGCTTGATGTTACCGCACCCACGAGCTACCCGGACGATCAATCTGCTGCCCTACCGTACGGTACAATGTCCTCGCAGACCGCTTCCTGCTTGCCACTGCAGCCCGTCCTTAATCCATCCGCGATTGGCACTGGGATACCGTACGATCCGCCACCGTACTATTCCTATTCGCACCATGCCCATCATCTCTTTGGAGGAGGTAGTGCAGCATTGGGGTCGTCCGGCGTGGTATCGGAACCGCCCCGATCGTCCTATACCTATGGTGGCGTTAATTTAGATTATG TTCCATCAGTTATTCAACACAGCACACCGAGCGAGACAGCAGCAAACAGTAGCAATCAGCAGCTCAGTCCAGATAGTACCTCGCCCGGGCCGGAACTTTACTCCCTTGCCAGCTACAGCAACATTCCGCGCGTTGTCAACGAAGCGTCCGATCGGTTGGTAGCGCTCGAGTCCGACGGTCCTTCGCTCGATCCAGAATGTTCTGTCGacacgaacaacaacaacaacaaccatcacaCCCCAGACGACACCCCGGACGATCTGGACTCACCGGGTCCGAGGGCCAGCCGGTCGGGAGGACACCGTGGAGAGTCGGGCTGCGGCACCGGAGGTGGCCACAAGAAGCGAAAGCGACGCATTCTCTTCTCCAAGTCGCAAACGTTCGAGCTGGAGCGACGCTTCAAACAAGCCCGCTACCTGTCCGCCCCCGAGCGGGAACATCTGGCGAGCATGATAAACCTCACGCCCACGCAGGTTAAGATTTGGTTCCAAAACCATCGCTACAAAACGAAGCGTGCGCAGACGGAGAAAAGCTCGTGCTATGGCGCACCGCCACCGAACGTGCTCGGTGGTAGTCCGCCGAAGAAGATCAATCCTCCGGTGCTGGTGCGGGACGGCAAACCCTGCCCGGAGGTGCTACAGCATACGCATCACCAtacgcaacaacagcagcaactagcgcaccagcagcaacaacaaggaCATCCCCATGCGCATCAACACGCGGCGGCGTCGGCGGCAGCACATTTTCATCACACACCGTTCCACGGGGTACACAGTTCGGGGTTGCAGACACCGGGCAGTGGTGGAATGCTTACCGGTGGTCACGGTTCCCCGCCGCGCATGTGGTGA
- the LOC5667880 gene encoding homeobox protein vnd isoform X2, producing MPAATLNHSLLRAALYPIVLNSSIPRILDSMRMAPSQRSQRFHISNILELNNQQHQHQDQPASKDQPSAASLSSSTVLQPHAPHPSAYPFTIAELESQQHATQPSLDVTAPTSYPDDQSAALPYGTMSSQTASCLPLQPVLNPSAIGTGIPYDPPPYYSYSHHAHHLFGGGSAALGSSGVVSEPPRSSYTYGGVNLDYVPSVIQHSTPSETAANSSNQQLSPDSTSPGPELYSLASYSNIPRVVNEASDRLVALESDGPSLDPECSVDTNNNNNNHHTPDDTPDDLDSPGPRASRSGGHRGESGCGTGGGHKKRKRRILFSKSQTFELERRFKQARYLSAPEREHLASMINLTPTQVKIWFQNHRYKTKRAQTEKSSCYGAPPPNVLGGSPPKKINPPVLVRDGKPCPEVLQHTHHHTQQQQQLAHQQQQQGHPHAHQHAAASAAAHFHHTPFHGVHSSGLQTPGSGGMLTGGHGSPPRMW from the exons ATGCCCGCCGCCACGCTCAATCACAGCCTGCTGCGGGCCGCCCTGTACCCGATCGTGCTCAACTCTTCCATTCCACG CATCCTGGATAGTATGCGCATGGCTCCATCACAGCGCTCGCAACGGTTTCACATCAGCAACATCCTCGAGCTGAAcaatcagcagcatcagcaccagGATCAACCCGCCAGCAAAGACCAACCGTCCGCTGCCAGCCTATCCTCCTCGACCGTACTGCAACCTCACGCGCCCCATCCGTCCGCATATCCCTTCACAATCGCCGAGCTTGAGTCGCAACAGCATGCCACCCAACCATCGCTTGATGTTACCGCACCCACGAGCTACCCGGACGATCAATCTGCTGCCCTACCGTACGGTACAATGTCCTCGCAGACCGCTTCCTGCTTGCCACTGCAGCCCGTCCTTAATCCATCCGCGATTGGCACTGGGATACCGTACGATCCGCCACCGTACTATTCCTATTCGCACCATGCCCATCATCTCTTTGGAGGAGGTAGTGCAGCATTGGGGTCGTCCGGCGTGGTATCGGAACCGCCCCGATCGTCCTATACCTATGGTGGCGTTAATTTAGATTATG TTCCATCAGTTATTCAACACAGCACACCGAGCGAGACAGCAGCAAACAGTAGCAATCAGCAGCTCAGTCCAGATAGTACCTCGCCCGGGCCGGAACTTTACTCCCTTGCCAGCTACAGCAACATTCCGCGCGTTGTCAACGAAGCGTCCGATCGGTTGGTAGCGCTCGAGTCCGACGGTCCTTCGCTCGATCCAGAATGTTCTGTCGacacgaacaacaacaacaacaaccatcacaCCCCAGACGACACCCCGGACGATCTGGACTCACCGGGTCCGAGGGCCAGCCGGTCGGGAGGACACCGTGGAGAGTCGGGCTGCGGCACCGGAGGTGGCCACAAGAAGCGAAAGCGACGCATTCTCTTCTCCAAGTCGCAAACGTTCGAGCTGGAGCGACGCTTCAAACAAGCCCGCTACCTGTCCGCCCCCGAGCGGGAACATCTGGCGAGCATGATAAACCTCACGCCCACGCAGGTTAAGATTTGGTTCCAAAACCATCGCTACAAAACGAAGCGTGCGCAGACGGAGAAAAGCTCGTGCTATGGCGCACCGCCACCGAACGTGCTCGGTGGTAGTCCGCCGAAGAAGATCAATCCTCCGGTGCTGGTGCGGGACGGCAAACCCTGCCCGGAGGTGCTACAGCATACGCATCACCAtacgcaacaacagcagcaactagcgcaccagcagcaacaacaaggaCATCCCCATGCGCATCAACACGCGGCGGCGTCGGCGGCAGCACATTTTCATCACACACCGTTCCACGGGGTACACAGTTCGGGGTTGCAGACACCGGGCAGTGGTGGAATGCTTACCGGTGGTCACGGTTCCCCGCCGCGCATGTGGTGA
- the LOC1270671 gene encoding ADP-ribosylation factor-like protein 5B, which yields MGLLFAKIWSLFGNEEHKLVMVGLDNAGKTTILYQFLMNEVVHTSPTIGSNVEEIVWKNIHFLVWDLGGQQSLRAAWSTYYTNTEFIIMVIDSTDRERLAVTREELYKMLQHEDLTKASLLVYANKQDLKDSMSAAEISKQLDLTSIKNHQWHIQSCCALTGEGLYQGLEWIAQRIKKK from the exons ATGGGGCTACTGTTTGCAAAAATCTGGAGCTTATTCGGCAACGAAG AACACAAGCTCGTCATGGTGGGTTTGGACAATGCCGGCAAGACAACCATCCTGTACCAGTTTCTAATGAACGAAGTCGTCCACACCAGCCCAACGATTGGATCGAACGTGGAGGAG ATCGTGTGGAAAAATATTCACTTTCTCGTGTGGGATCTGGGCGGCCAGCAGAGCTTACGGGCGGCCTGGAGCACGtactacacaaacacagag TTCATCATCATGGTAATAGACTCAACCGATCGCGAACGGTTAGCGGTGACGCGTGAGGAGTTGTACAAAATGCTGCAGCACGAAGACTTAACGAAGGCTAGTTTATTAGTGTACGCAAATAAGCAG GATCTAAAAGACTCGATGAGTGCAGCTGAAATTTCCAAACAATTAGACCTTACCTCCATCAAGAACCACCAGTGGCACATACAGTCCTGCTGTGCGCTCACGGGCGAAGG GTTGTACCAGGGATTAGAATGGATAGCGCAAAGGATCAAGAAGAAATGA